CTGCACGTCTTCGGCGCCCTTCACCGTGTTGTCCAGGTATTCCAGCAGGAAGGCCAGCATGACCCCCACCATCACCCCCAGCACCCCGGACACCGCCATGTTGAGTTGCCGGTTGGGGCGGGCGGCACGGCTGGGGATGTACGCCGGCGAGACCACCAGGATAGAGGTCTCGCCCAGATTGATGGAGCGGGCAATCTGGACCTCGGTTTTCTTCTGCAGCAGGGTCTGGTAGGTCTGGTTCAGTTGATCGACCCGCGCCCGCAACTCGCTCTCCTGGGCCTGCTTGTCCACCAGTTCGGCCTGCAGGTCGGCCAGATCCGCCTCCAGTTGGGCGATGAATCGGCGGGTGCTGCCCAGGCGCGCCTGCTTCTCCGCCAGCTCCACCTGCTTCTGCTCCAGCATCTGGGACAGGGAAATGTACACGTCGTTGAGCCTCTCGATCTTCTTGCCGTCCTCCTCCACCATCACCGTCCGGGGGGTCGACGCCAGCGTCTCCTGCAGCCCCCGCACCCCCGCCTGCAATTGGTCGATGGCCACCCCAAGTTGAACCGCTTCCGACTGCATGCGCGCCAGGTCAGCGCTCTTGGAGTCGAACTCCTGCTGCACCACCGCCACGCCCCGCGCCTGGACCTGGAAATCGTGGAGTTTCTGCCGGGCCGCCTTGAGTTCGCCCTCTACCTCGGCGCTCTGTTTCTCCAGGAACTCCACCGACTTGGCCATCTGCTCCCGGTTCTGTTCGGACACGAACTCGACGAACTGGCGGGAAACGGCGTTGGCTATCTCCGCCGCCAGGTGGGGATCGGTGTGGGAAACCGTCACCTGGATGAGGTTGGTGTCCTTGATGTTCTTGGCCTGGACCAGACCGGCCAGGCTGCGGGCCGTGTACCCCTGCCGGTCCAGGTCCAGCGCGTCCAATACCCGCTGCATGAGGGATTCGCTGGTCAACTGGCCTACGTAGGTGTTCAGGGTCATCTGCGGCAGCCGGGCCAGCACGCTCATCAACT
The Bacillota bacterium genome window above contains:
- a CDS encoding Wzz/FepE/Etk N-terminal domain-containing protein, which codes for MGIPRNEVIDQEADLREGEIDLRQLLRVLRKWAWVIALITVVAVISAAVLSYFVLDPVYEAQVTLMVTQALPTTQPGGQPLQGQGLDQLMSVLARLPQMTLNTYVGQLTSESLMQRVLDALDLDRQGYTARSLAGLVQAKNIKDTNLIQVTVSHTDPHLAAEIANAVSRQFVEFVSEQNREQMAKSVEFLEKQSAEVEGELKAARQKLHDFQVQARGVAVVQQEFDSKSADLARMQSEAVQLGVAIDQLQAGVRGLQETLASTPRTVMVEEDGKKIERLNDVYISLSQMLEQKQVELAEKQARLGSTRRFIAQLEADLADLQAELVDKQAQESELRARVDQLNQTYQTLLQKKTEVQIARSINLGETSILVVSPAYIPSRAARPNRQLNMAVSGVLGVMVGVMLAFLLEYLDNTVKGAEDVQRVLGAPVIGNVPLFTGADRGR